The genomic window GAGCGAAAACCGAGTGGTATTCAACTACGCCGCTCGTAATGCAATGCTACCAAGTGTCACTGCGCTTTCGATGTCTTTAGGTATGGCCATTGGTGGTCAGTTAATTATCGAAATCATCTTTAACTACCCAGGCCTAGGCAGCGTACTTTTCAATGCAATTAACGCTCGTGACTACCAAGTACTGCAAGGCCAGCTGCTTATCATGACGCTATTCATGCTGTTCTTTAACCTAGTTGCAGACATGCTTTACGTTGTTCTTGATCCTCGTCTTCGTAAGGGTGGTAAATAATCATGAAAGACTTTTTAAAACTCATTTGGCGTAACCCGATGGCCCTGACCGGCGTCATCATCCTCAGTGTTTTTATTCTTGGTGCGATTGCGGCTCCATTAATCACTAAGCACGTACCAGACAAGCGTACAGGTAATCCACACGAATACCCTGGTTTCATTGTTAAGTCAGCACAAACGAATCCTGATGGCTGGGTTGCTCAGAATCTAGCGGACGATCGTCGTACATTAATTATGTCGAAAAACGCAGACCATGTACTCGGTACTACTCGTATGGGCCGTGACGTTTGGTCACAAGTGGTATACGGCGCACGCGTATCTCTAGCAGTGGGATTTGGTGCGGGTCTCACCGTATGTTTACTCGCAACGGTTATTGGTGTTTCTGCAGGTTACTTCGGTGGTCGTGTCGATGACGTTCTAACCGCCGCAATGAACATCATGTTAGTCATTCCTCAATACCCATTACTGTTTGTAGTGGCCGCCTTTATCGGTGAGGCAGGGCCACTCACCATCACCTTAGTTATTGGCTTTATGTCCTGGGCTTGGGGGGCCCGTGTTGTTCGATCCCAAACCTTAGCACTGCGTGAAAAAGAGTTTGTAAAAGCCGCTGAAGTTTTAGGTGAATCTTCATTCCGCATCATCTTCGTCGAGATTCTGCCAAACCTTATCTCTATCGTTGGTGCGAGCTTCATCGGTTCGGTGATGTACGCAATCATGATGGAAGCTACGATTTCGTTCCTAGGTCTTGGTGACCCGAACACAATCAGCTGGGGCATCATGCTGTACAACGTTCAAACCTCTTCATCAATGTTGATTGGCGCTTGGTGGGAACTGTTGGCTCCTTGTATCGCATTGACACTACTGGTAACAGGTCTTGCTCTGCTTAACTTCGCTGTCGATGAAATTGCCAACCCACAACTGCGTTCTCACAAAGGCATGAAGCGTTGGAAAAAACTCGCGGCGCAAGATAAAGACGAACGTGAACCAGTACTACCACCACAAAATGCACTTTGGAGCGGAGATAAATAATCATGTCTGAACCACTAATTTCTATCCGCAATTTATGCGTAGATTACATCACAGACTCAGGCGATGTTCGTGCTTGTAACAACGTAAGTTTCGATATCGCCCCAGGTGAAGTATTTGGCCTTGCTGGTGAATCTGGCTGTGGTAAATCAACGGTCGCTTTCTCTTTAATGCGCTTACATAAGCCACCCGCTTATATCAGTGGTGGTGAGGTTATCTTCAACGGTGAGAACATCTTGGAATACAGTGATGACCGTATGCAGTCGTTCCGTTGGAGCGAGATGTCGATGGTCTTCCAGAGTGCGATGAACGCACTCAACCCTGTATTACCCATGGAAGAGCAGTTCTGTGATGTGATTATGCGTCACACCAATATGACGCGTGAACAAGCGAAAAAACGAGCTGAAGGTCTGCTTGAAATCGTCGACATTCACCCAAGTCGATTAACTGACTACCCTCACCAATTTTCTGGTGGTATGCGTCAACGTTTGGTTATTGCTATTGCGCTAGCTCTGAATCCAAAGCTGATCATTATGGATGAACCGACAACAGCACTTGATGTGGTTGTTCAACGCGAAATCCTACAAAAGATCTATGCGCTAAAAGAAGAGTTTGGCTTCTCAATTCTGTTCATTACTCATGACTTGTCATTGATGGTCGAGTTTTCTGACCGCATCGGCATCATGTACTCAGGTGAACTGATTGAGGTCGCGAACTCTCAAGATATTCTAGAAAACCCTTACCACCCTTACACCAAAGGACTGGGCAGTTCTTTTCCCCCATTAATAGGGCCAAAGACAAAGTTAACCGGTATCCCAGGTAACCCTCTGAACCTATTAGAGATTCCTGAAGGGTGTCGTTTCCAAGCACGTTGTGACCGCGTACACGAAACGTGTACCAAGGTGCCAACCAAGCTGCGTGCTATCGAAGCGGGACATTTGTCTAACTGCCACTTGTACGGTGACCCAATAGTACAAAGGAAGCTATAGCTTGCACGCTTAGTCAGCGTGAGTAATGAACAAGGCAGATCGACTGCCAAAAGCAAGCAAAGCGAACAAGGATTCTGGAGACAATTATGAGTAAAGATTTCGGTCAATTATTGGTAGAAGGTAAGAATGTCGTAAAAGACTTCCCAATAAGCAGTACCACCATTCAAACCCCGATGATGCGTGCAATTAACGACGTGTCATTCAAGATGTACAAGAGTCGTGGCCTCGCGGTGGTTGGTGAGTCTGGTTCAGGCAAATCCACAACCGCCAAAATGATCGCAAAAATGTATGCGCCTTCGGGCGGTACCATTGAGTACAAAGGCCGTGATATCCAAGAGATTTCGAGCCGAAAAGATCTGATGCATTACCGTGAAGGTGTGCAGATGGTATGGCAAGACCCGTTTGGCTCTCTTAACCCTACACACAACATCTTTCACCACATTGCTCGACCACTGTTGATCCATAAAAAGGTCACTCCGGGCAATAAGAAAGAACTTGAAGAGCGCGTATATGATCTTTTAGAGCAAGTGGGGTTAATTCCGCCAAAAGAGACATCAACAAAATACCCTCACCAACTGTCTGGTGGCCAGCGTCAACGTGTCAACCTAGCACGTAACATTGCGGTCGGTGCAGAAGTTGTGCTAGCCGATGAACCGACGTCAATGCTAGACGTTTCCATTCGTGCTGGTGTTTTAAACCTAATGGAAGAGATGAAATTTGAGAAGCAGATGTCTCTTCTTTACATCACTCACGATATCGCAACCGCGCGTTATATCGCTGAAGATCTTTCAGTGATGTACGTGGGACATATGGTGGAATGGGGTGATACCGATAGCGTGATAGCTAACCCTCAACACCCTTACACGCAACTTCTTGTTTCTGCCGTTCCAGATCCTAAAAAATCGATCCACGAAAAACTGGCGGGTAATAAAGGGGAAATCCCACTTTGGACTCCAGCATCTATCGGTTGCCCATTTGCAGGTCGTTGTACTCAAGCGATGGACAAGTGTAAAGAGCAGTTACCGGGTGTGACTCAACTAGCAGACAACCACTTTGTTCGCTGCTACCTACACGAAAGCTAAAGATTAAAACTGAGTTAGGGTCTCTGGGCTCTAACTATTTTTATCCAAACCAATTCTGGTACCTAGCCAATAGAAACTAGGACTGTCGGAGAATATTGATGCTGTTATTGACCAACCATATTGGCTATGAGTCCACAGGCCCCAAGCAAGCTATCTTACAAACGAAAAAAGCTCGCCTATCGAGCACAACGGCTCTGCTCGTCTGTGCTGACAATCATATGACTGTCGGAAGTTTTGATGTGGTTAAACAAGGCCGCGTAGCAAATTGGCATCAAGGGCAATTCTTCACTATCGATTTCAGTTCAGCCACTGAATCTGGTCGCTACTATCTACGTTTTGACAACCTGCGTTCAGAAGTGTTTGAGATTGGTAGCAACCTATTAATGAACCACACATTTTCTGATGTGATTCATTACTTTAAGTCTCAACGTTGCGGCGGTATTTTTGACAAGAAAGATCGACAAGCACAGATCTTGGGAACCGACAGATATATTGACGTGCATGGCGGTTGGTATGATGCATCAGGTGACGTGAGTAAGTATTTTAGCCACTTATCTTATGGCAACTACCTCAACCCACAACAAATTCCCATGGTCGTTTGGAACATGCTAAAAAGCGTTCGCTTGACCCACAATAACCCAGACTTCCCTAAATTCTCGATGACCCGCTTGACTGAAGAAGCGCTATTCGGTGCGGACTTCTTGGTACGTATGCAAGACACCGCTGGTTACTTCTACATGACGGTATTTGACAAATGGAGCAAAGATATCAATCAGCGCGACATCTGCGCGTATGCCACTCAAGAAGGGCATAAATCAACAGACTTACAAGCGGGCTACCGTCAAGGTGCTGGTGTTGCTATCGCAGCATTGGCTGCGGCGGCTGAGCTGGAAAGCAGTGGCGATTACTCTAGTCAAACCTATCTTGATACGGCTATCAAAGGTTACTGGCACTTAAAAGAGTACAATCTGCAATACCTAAACGATGGTGAAGAGAACATTATCGATGAGTATTGCGCCCTACTCGCCGCCAATGAGTTGTACCGAGTAACACAAGATTCACGATATCTATCAGAAGCAAGAACTTGGGCTGAACGATTGCTCTCTCGTCAGCAATCCGATGATTCCTTTGAGCATTTCTGGTCCGCGAACTCTAATGGCACTCGACCGTACTTTCATGCCGCAGAAGCTGGCCTTCCGGTGATTGCACTATGCGAATACATCGACCATGAAACGGACCCTAAGTTGAAAGAACAAGCACGTGTTGCGGTTGAGCAAGCTTGTCAGTTCGAAATCAACATCACCGACAAAGTCACCAACCCGTTTGGCTACCCAAGACAGTACGTTAAGTCTGTCGATGGTGATAAACGTGATGCCTTCTTTGTCGCACAACAGAACGAAACCGGCTACTGGTGGCAAGGTGAAAACGCGCGTCTTGGCTCCATTGCAACCATGGCGTATTTCGTTCAACCACACATTAGAGATGAGCCCCTTAAAAAGCGCTTACTCCAACTTTCACAAAACAGCCTTGATTGGATTTTGGGATTGAACCCTTACCACATGTGCATGCTTGATGGTCACGGTCATAACAACCCCGACTACCTACCGCAGCTTGGTTTCTTCAATGCGAAAGGCGGTATTTGTAACGGCATCACGGCTGGCTTTGAGGATGAACAAGACATCGCGTTCAATCCACCCGCTCAAAAAGAAGACATGCTACAAAACTGGCGCTGGGGTGAACAATGGATCCCTCATGGCGCGTGGTACTTGTTGGCGACCGCTGCACAATTCAGTCATTTTACATCGAGTAGGGAGCAATAATCATGACTCTTTACTACATAGGCATTGATGGTGGGGGTACCTCTTGCCGAGCTCGAATCCGAGATGACCAAGGCAAACTCATCGGTGAAGCAAAGAGCGGCAGTGCCAACATCCTTTTGGGTGTTGATGTTGCGATGAGCTCCATTATTGATGCCATCACAAAAGCGGCACAACAAGGGCAACTCGACTCCAACGATTTTTCTCGTATGCATGTCGGGTTAGCACTGGCTGGTGCTGAACAAAAATCAGCATGGCTAGGATTCATGCAACAAGACCACCCTTTCGCCAGCATGACATTAAATACCGATGCTTATGGCGCGTGTATCGGTGCTCACAATGGCCAAGACGGCGCAATCATGATTGGTGGTACAGGCTCATGTGGCATCTATCTAAAAGACGGTGAGCAACATGTTGTTGGTGGTCGTGAATTCCCAATTTCAGACCAAGGCGGCGGCGCGGTTATGGGCTTACGTTTAATTCAACAAGTCCTGTTAGCAGAGGACGGTATTCGCAGTAAAACCCCGCTAACTCAGCATGTTATGAGTCACTTTAATCATGATGTGGATGCTATCGTGGCGTGGTCGAAAGGCGCGATTCCAAAGGATTACGGCCAATTTTCTCCGATCATTTTTCAACTCGCTAATGAAGGCGATGAGTTGGCCATCGAACTGCTCAAGCAAACCGCAGCTGATATCGAAATGTTTGTCTTAGCACTGCATCGAAAAGGGGCTGACAAGGTGTGCTTAATGGGCAGTATCGCAGAGCGCATTCTCCATTGGTTATCCCCCCCGGTTCAACAATGGATCGTTAAACCTCAATTTGACGCTATCGAAGGCGCATTGATGTTTGCCGGTAAATCACAACATAACTTGTATCAATCGGCTTAGCAGGGTAGTTATATGAATTATCGCATCGACTTTGCTGTTCTTTCTGAACAAAAGAATAACTGCCGACTTGGCCTTACCGTACATAACTTAAGTGACTTCGACGTAAAAGATTGGTCACTGCATTTTGCCTTTGACCGATTCATCCTTCCTGAAAGTTTATCGCAAGGTGAGCTGACTCAAGTTGGCAGCTATTGCTCATTCAAACCGAGTTCGCTCGTATTAATGGCCAATAACCATTACTACTTTGAATTCAGTATTCAAAGCGCCCCATTCCGCTTCTATTCGGATGGTCTAAATGATGCCTTTATTCAATCTCATCACCAAGGAGAAACATCGGTACTGCCCGTTGCTATATCACCGATTGTTTTGGCTTCACCCTACCGTGAACGCAACCAAATTCCTGAAGTCAATGCCGCTCAAGTGGCGTTAATTCCTCAACCCAATCAGATCGAACTTCAACCCGGTAACTTCACGCTAACTGGCGAATGTAAGATTGACGCTCAATCTCATCTTGCTGATAAGGCGGTCTGTTGGCTACAACAAGAGTTACTTTCTGCTTTTGAACTGTCTCTTTCGAATGCGCTTTCAAAAGACGAAAGTGGCGACATTCTATTTCGCAGCAATCCGACGTTAGACGAAGCCCATTATAAGCTCGCCATCAATGCACAGCAGATCATACTTGAATCCGGTAGTCAGTCTGGCTTTACGCATGCCGTAGCCAGTCTAATTCAATTAGTTCAACCGCTGGGTATCAAGCGCTTCGCCATTCCATGTTGCAAAATCATCGATCAACCTCGTTTTCAGTATCGCGGCATGATGTTGGACTGCGCTCGTCACTTCCACTCCGTGGAACAAGTGAAGCGGTTAATCAACCAACTGGCACACTATAAGTTCAACGTATTTCATTGGCACCTCACTGATGATGAAGGTTGGAGGATTGAGATCAAGAGCCTGCCTCAGCTAACAGAAATTGGCGCTTGGCGCGGCCCTGATCATGTATTAGAGCCTCAATATACTCACATTGCAGATAACTATGGTGGCTTTTACACACAGCAGCAGATTCGTGACGTCATTGAATACGCAGAACAACGCAGTATCACCGTGATCCCTGAAATTGATATCCCAGGTCACTGCCGCGCCGCGATCAAATCACTGCCTGATATGCTGGTAGAGCAAGCAGACACCACACACTACAAAAGCATTCAGCACTACAACGACAACGTACTAAATCCGGGGTTACCGGGCACTTACCAATTCCTAGATGCCGTTATTGAAGAAGTCGCAGCGCTTTTTCCTAGCGAATTAATTCACATGGGTGCAGACGAAGTCCCCCTCGGCGTGTGGAGCAACAGCCCTGCCGCTCAAGCTCTAATGAAAGAGCATCAATATCAAGACAGCAAAGACTTACAAGGTCACCTATTTCGTTATGCCGAGAACAAACTCAAGCAACTGGGCAAGCGTATGGTTGGCTGGGAAGAGGCGCAACACGGCGACAAGGTGAGCAAAGAGACCATCATCTATTCTTGGCTCAGTGAAGAGGCCGCTGTCAATTGCGCTCGCCAAGGCTTTGATGTGGTGCTGCAACCTGCGCAGTTTACTTATCTCGACATGACCCAAGATTACGCACCGGAGGAGCCGGGGGTCGATTGGGCAGCGGTTATCCCATTAGAACAAGCTTATACCTACGAAGCACTTGCTGAAATCTCCGACACCGACCCGATTCGTAAACGGATCCGCGGAATTCAGTGTGCTCTATGGTGTGAGATCATCACCAACCAAAAGCGTATGGATTACATGGTATTCCCAAGAATGAGCGCTTTAGCTGAAGGATGTTGGACACATAAAAACAACCGAAACTGGCGAGATTACCTATCTCGCCTAAAGGGGCATCTGCCATTACTCGACAGACTCAATGTCGAGTATCGCAACCCTTGGAAAACCCAAGAAAACAAAAACATAGCAGGCTCACATTGAGAGCTTGCTGACTCAAATTAAGATGCTCAGTCCGATAAGACTCAGCCTCACTATTTAAAAATTAGCTGCATAGAGGCAGTTTGTTAAAAAGGAAATGACAATGAAATACGGCTATTTCGATAACGACAATCGCGAATACGTCATCACTCGCCCTGACGTACCAGCACCTTGGACCAACTACCTAGGTACTGAAAAGTTTTGTACCGTGATTTCGCACAATGCGGGCGGTTACTCGTTCTACAATTCTCCGGAATACAACCGTGTTACTAAATTCCGTCCAAACGGCACTTTCGACCGTCCAGGGCACTATGTTTACCTACGTGATGATGAAACGGGGGATTACTGGTCTATCTCTTGGCAGCCAGTGGCAAAAAGCCTAGATGACGCGAACTACGAAGTCCGTCATGGTCTGTCATACTCAAAATTCAAATGTGAGTACAGCGGCATTACCGCAACCAAAACCCTATTCGTACCTAAGGGCGAAGATGCCGAAGTTTGGGATGTGGTACTGAAGAACAACACAGACAAGCCAAGAACCATCAGTACCTTCTCGTTTGTTGAGTTCTCTTTCAGTCACATTCAATCAGACAACCAAAACCATCAGATGTCTTTGTACTCTGCCGGCACGTCTTACCAAGAAGGCGTTCTGGAGTACGACCTGTACTACAACACTAACGACTTTGAAGGCTTCTACTACCTAGCTTCAACTTTCTCACCAGACAGCTACGATGGCCAACGTGACAACTTCCTTGGCATGTACCGTGATGAAGCAAACCCGATTGCGGTCGAAAACGGTAAGTGTTCTAACAGCGCGCAAACTTGTTACAACCACTGTGGTTCTCTGCACAAGCAATTTACAATTCAACCCGGTGAAGAAGTTCGCTTTGCGTATGTACTCGGTATCGGTAAAGGCAACGGTGAACGCCTACGTGAGAAATACCAAGACACAGCCAACGTAGATGCTGCTTTCCAAGGCATCAAAGATCACTGGGACGAGCGTTGCAACAAATTCCAAGTTAAGTCGCCAAACGAAGGCTTAGACACCATGATCAACACGTGGACGCTATACCAAGCGGAAACTTGTGTGGTGTGGTCACGCTTTGCATCCTTCATCGAAGTGGGTGGCCGTACTGGCCTTGGTTACCGTGATACGGCGCAAGATGCTATCTCAGTGCCTCATGCCAACCCACAAATGACCAAGAAACGCATTATTGACCTGATTCGTGGCCAAGTGAAAGCGGGCTACGGTTTGCACTTATTCGATCCAGATTGGTTTGATCCGGAGAAAGCTGACGTTGAACCTTCCAAATCGCCAACGGTTGTTCCAACACCATCCGATGACGACAAGATCCACGGCATTGAAGACACCTGTTCTGATGATCACCTATGGATCGTTCCAACCATCATCAAGTACGTAATGGAAACCGGTGAACACGATTTCTTTGATGACATGATTCCATACGCAGATGGGGGCGAAGCAACGGTTTATGATCACATGAAAGCAGCATTAGACTTCTCTGCTGAATACGTGGGTCAAACCGGTATCTGTAAAGGCCTTCGTGCTGACTGGAATGACTGTTTGAACCTAGGTGGCGGTGAATCTTCAATGGTTTCATTCCTACACTTCTGGGCGCTACAAGAATTCCTAGATCTTGCTAAGTTCCGCAATAACGATGCTGACGTTGCTAAATACACAGAAATGGCAGCGAATGTTCGCGAAGCGTGTGAAACCCACCTTTGGGATGACGAGGGTGGCTGGTACATCCGTGGTCTGACTAAAAATGGCGACAAAATTGGCACCGCACAACAAGCTGAAGGCCGAGTTCACCTTGAATCAAACACGTTAGCTGTTCTCTCTGGTGCAGTTTCTCAAGAACGCGGCGAGAAAGCGATGGACGCCGTTGATGAGAATCTTTTCTCTGAATACGGCCTACATCTAAATTCTCCATCGTTTGCAACACCAAACGATGATATCGGCTTCGTCACTCGCGTTTACCAAGGTGTTAAAGAGAACGGTGCAATCTTCTCTCACCCGAACCCATGGGCTTGGGTAGCCGAGGCAAAACTTGGCCGTGGTGACCGTGCGATGAAGTTCTACGATGCCCTGAACCCGTACAACCAAAACGACATGATTGAAACGCGCTACGCAGAACCATACTCCTACGTGCAATTCATCATGGGTAAAGATCACCAAGACCATGGCCGTGCAAACCACCCTTGGTTAACGGGCACCTCTGGTTGGGCTTACTTCGCGGTAACCAACTTCATTCTTGGTGTTCGTACCGGCTTTGAAGGCTTAACGGTTGATCCTTGTATCCCGACGAATTGGCCCGAATTCGAGGTTACTCGTCAATGGCGTGGCGCGACTTACAACATCACAGTGCAAAACCCGAATGCAGTCAGTAAAGGGGTCGCTTCGATCACTATCAATGGTGAGTCAGTTGAAGGCGTAATCCCAGTACAAGCAGAAGGCAGCGTCAACGATATTGTCGTTGTTCTAGGCTAGTCTCGCAATTTAACGAACCGCTCCTGTCTCAAGCACAAATCAGCTTGAGACAGTGAGACTAAAAGGATTTTCTCATGATTAAATTTGGTACAGGTGGTTGGCGCGCTTTCATTGGTGAAGAGTTCACCAGAGAAAACGTTCGCTTGGTAGCACAGGCGCTTGCTAACATTATTAACAACGAAGATGCAGCAAAAAATGGCTTCGTCATCGGTTACGACCGCCGCTTCCTTTCCGATAAAGCCGCATGTTGGTTTGCTGAAGTATTGGCAGCTAATAACATCAAAGTCAGCTTTATAGACAAATTCGTTCCAACGCCTATTGTGATGTTCCAAGCAAAAGAGATGGGATGCACCTACTCAGCGTGTATCACCGCTTCTCACAACCCAGCAGACTACAATGGCATCAAGGTGTTCATTGAAGGTGGGCGCGATGCCGATGAGATCATCACAGAGAAGATCGAACAGCAAATCGCAACACTGACCAGCGAAGACGTTATCCGCGTTGACTTCGAACAAGCATTACATGACAAAGAAATCGAGATCATCAACCCGATGAATGACTTTGTTGATTCAATCATCAACTTCATCGATATCGAGTCGATCAAGCAAGCTAACCTACGTGTACTGATTGATCCAATGTTTGGCGTGGCAAAAAATGCTCTGCAAACAGTACTGATTAACGGTCGCTGTGATGTCGACGTGATCAACGATGGCAAAAACCCAGATTTTGGTGGCTTGATGCCATCACCAAATGCCGCAACGCTCTATCGCTTGAAGCACTTAGTTGCTGCAGAGGGCTATGACATTGGCATTGGTACCGATGGTGATGCTGACCGCTTAGGCATCATCGATGAAAAAGGTCACTTTATTCACCCTAACGAAGTGCTACTCCTGCTTTACTACTACTTACTGGAATACAAAGGCTGGAAAGGGTCTGTCGTTCGTAATATCGCAACCACACACCTACTCGACAAAATAGCAGAGGATCATGGCGAAAAAAGCTTTGAGGTTCCTGTAGGCTTTAAGCATATCAGCTCGCAAATGGAAGCCGATGACTCATTAATTGGCGGTGAGAGTTCGGGTGGCTTAACCATTCGTGGTCACATCAAAGGTAAAGATGGTGTATTCGCTTCAAGCTTACTGGTTGAGATGATCAGTGTGACAGGTAAAAAGTTGTCTGAGTTACTGAATGAAATCTATTCTAAATACGGCTATGCCTATACCGCTGAGGGAGATTGCAAGTTCAAGCCTTCAG from Vibrio artabrorum includes these protein-coding regions:
- a CDS encoding ABC transporter ATP-binding protein translates to MSEPLISIRNLCVDYITDSGDVRACNNVSFDIAPGEVFGLAGESGCGKSTVAFSLMRLHKPPAYISGGEVIFNGENILEYSDDRMQSFRWSEMSMVFQSAMNALNPVLPMEEQFCDVIMRHTNMTREQAKKRAEGLLEIVDIHPSRLTDYPHQFSGGMRQRLVIAIALALNPKLIIMDEPTTALDVVVQREILQKIYALKEEFGFSILFITHDLSLMVEFSDRIGIMYSGELIEVANSQDILENPYHPYTKGLGSSFPPLIGPKTKLTGIPGNPLNLLEIPEGCRFQARCDRVHETCTKVPTKLRAIEAGHLSNCHLYGDPIVQRKL
- a CDS encoding glycoside hydrolase family 9 protein gives rise to the protein MLLLTNHIGYESTGPKQAILQTKKARLSSTTALLVCADNHMTVGSFDVVKQGRVANWHQGQFFTIDFSSATESGRYYLRFDNLRSEVFEIGSNLLMNHTFSDVIHYFKSQRCGGIFDKKDRQAQILGTDRYIDVHGGWYDASGDVSKYFSHLSYGNYLNPQQIPMVVWNMLKSVRLTHNNPDFPKFSMTRLTEEALFGADFLVRMQDTAGYFYMTVFDKWSKDINQRDICAYATQEGHKSTDLQAGYRQGAGVAIAALAAAAELESSGDYSSQTYLDTAIKGYWHLKEYNLQYLNDGEENIIDEYCALLAANELYRVTQDSRYLSEARTWAERLLSRQQSDDSFEHFWSANSNGTRPYFHAAEAGLPVIALCEYIDHETDPKLKEQARVAVEQACQFEINITDKVTNPFGYPRQYVKSVDGDKRDAFFVAQQNETGYWWQGENARLGSIATMAYFVQPHIRDEPLKKRLLQLSQNSLDWILGLNPYHMCMLDGHGHNNPDYLPQLGFFNAKGGICNGITAGFEDEQDIAFNPPAQKEDMLQNWRWGEQWIPHGAWYLLATAAQFSHFTSSREQ
- a CDS encoding ABC transporter permease codes for the protein MKDFLKLIWRNPMALTGVIILSVFILGAIAAPLITKHVPDKRTGNPHEYPGFIVKSAQTNPDGWVAQNLADDRRTLIMSKNADHVLGTTRMGRDVWSQVVYGARVSLAVGFGAGLTVCLLATVIGVSAGYFGGRVDDVLTAAMNIMLVIPQYPLLFVVAAFIGEAGPLTITLVIGFMSWAWGARVVRSQTLALREKEFVKAAEVLGESSFRIIFVEILPNLISIVGASFIGSVMYAIMMEATISFLGLGDPNTISWGIMLYNVQTSSSMLIGAWWELLAPCIALTLLVTGLALLNFAVDEIANPQLRSHKGMKRWKKLAAQDKDEREPVLPPQNALWSGDK
- a CDS encoding GH36-type glycosyl hydrolase domain-containing protein yields the protein MKYGYFDNDNREYVITRPDVPAPWTNYLGTEKFCTVISHNAGGYSFYNSPEYNRVTKFRPNGTFDRPGHYVYLRDDETGDYWSISWQPVAKSLDDANYEVRHGLSYSKFKCEYSGITATKTLFVPKGEDAEVWDVVLKNNTDKPRTISTFSFVEFSFSHIQSDNQNHQMSLYSAGTSYQEGVLEYDLYYNTNDFEGFYYLASTFSPDSYDGQRDNFLGMYRDEANPIAVENGKCSNSAQTCYNHCGSLHKQFTIQPGEEVRFAYVLGIGKGNGERLREKYQDTANVDAAFQGIKDHWDERCNKFQVKSPNEGLDTMINTWTLYQAETCVVWSRFASFIEVGGRTGLGYRDTAQDAISVPHANPQMTKKRIIDLIRGQVKAGYGLHLFDPDWFDPEKADVEPSKSPTVVPTPSDDDKIHGIEDTCSDDHLWIVPTIIKYVMETGEHDFFDDMIPYADGGEATVYDHMKAALDFSAEYVGQTGICKGLRADWNDCLNLGGGESSMVSFLHFWALQEFLDLAKFRNNDADVAKYTEMAANVREACETHLWDDEGGWYIRGLTKNGDKIGTAQQAEGRVHLESNTLAVLSGAVSQERGEKAMDAVDENLFSEYGLHLNSPSFATPNDDIGFVTRVYQGVKENGAIFSHPNPWAWVAEAKLGRGDRAMKFYDALNPYNQNDMIETRYAEPYSYVQFIMGKDHQDHGRANHPWLTGTSGWAYFAVTNFILGVRTGFEGLTVDPCIPTNWPEFEVTRQWRGATYNITVQNPNAVSKGVASITINGESVEGVIPVQAEGSVNDIVVVLG
- a CDS encoding beta-N-acetylhexosaminidase; its protein translation is MNYRIDFAVLSEQKNNCRLGLTVHNLSDFDVKDWSLHFAFDRFILPESLSQGELTQVGSYCSFKPSSLVLMANNHYYFEFSIQSAPFRFYSDGLNDAFIQSHHQGETSVLPVAISPIVLASPYRERNQIPEVNAAQVALIPQPNQIELQPGNFTLTGECKIDAQSHLADKAVCWLQQELLSAFELSLSNALSKDESGDILFRSNPTLDEAHYKLAINAQQIILESGSQSGFTHAVASLIQLVQPLGIKRFAIPCCKIIDQPRFQYRGMMLDCARHFHSVEQVKRLINQLAHYKFNVFHWHLTDDEGWRIEIKSLPQLTEIGAWRGPDHVLEPQYTHIADNYGGFYTQQQIRDVIEYAEQRSITVIPEIDIPGHCRAAIKSLPDMLVEQADTTHYKSIQHYNDNVLNPGLPGTYQFLDAVIEEVAALFPSELIHMGADEVPLGVWSNSPAAQALMKEHQYQDSKDLQGHLFRYAENKLKQLGKRMVGWEEAQHGDKVSKETIIYSWLSEEAAVNCARQGFDVVLQPAQFTYLDMTQDYAPEEPGVDWAAVIPLEQAYTYEALAEISDTDPIRKRIRGIQCALWCEIITNQKRMDYMVFPRMSALAEGCWTHKNNRNWRDYLSRLKGHLPLLDRLNVEYRNPWKTQENKNIAGSH
- a CDS encoding N-acetylglucosamine kinase, which gives rise to MTLYYIGIDGGGTSCRARIRDDQGKLIGEAKSGSANILLGVDVAMSSIIDAITKAAQQGQLDSNDFSRMHVGLALAGAEQKSAWLGFMQQDHPFASMTLNTDAYGACIGAHNGQDGAIMIGGTGSCGIYLKDGEQHVVGGREFPISDQGGGAVMGLRLIQQVLLAEDGIRSKTPLTQHVMSHFNHDVDAIVAWSKGAIPKDYGQFSPIIFQLANEGDELAIELLKQTAADIEMFVLALHRKGADKVCLMGSIAERILHWLSPPVQQWIVKPQFDAIEGALMFAGKSQHNLYQSA
- a CDS encoding ABC transporter ATP-binding protein, which codes for MSKDFGQLLVEGKNVVKDFPISSTTIQTPMMRAINDVSFKMYKSRGLAVVGESGSGKSTTAKMIAKMYAPSGGTIEYKGRDIQEISSRKDLMHYREGVQMVWQDPFGSLNPTHNIFHHIARPLLIHKKVTPGNKKELEERVYDLLEQVGLIPPKETSTKYPHQLSGGQRQRVNLARNIAVGAEVVLADEPTSMLDVSIRAGVLNLMEEMKFEKQMSLLYITHDIATARYIAEDLSVMYVGHMVEWGDTDSVIANPQHPYTQLLVSAVPDPKKSIHEKLAGNKGEIPLWTPASIGCPFAGRCTQAMDKCKEQLPGVTQLADNHFVRCYLHES